Proteins from a single region of Haloterrigena alkaliphila:
- a CDS encoding class I SAM-dependent methyltransferase: protein MAGLPSRLRALDPRRDSESGPATGTRTNAASETAQEFYGRWARLYDLVARRTPGIPALRRRAAAACRLEPGDTVVEMGCGTGANLPYLRERVGPEGTVIGIDFTGPVLERARELTAEYDNVHVVRGDATRPPLGALEDDPDAEDAPADGVPADEAAVDALLATFVVGMLEDPAGAVDDWCDLVGPGGHVVLADAASSREWYAPPVNALFRAIVVLSTPPTTKLRYERDPHRRLDEKITDAHARLRERSTAVADESHVFGVVRLTGGRLE, encoded by the coding sequence ATGGCGGGCCTCCCCTCGAGACTCCGAGCGCTCGATCCGCGCCGAGATTCGGAATCGGGACCGGCCACTGGAACGAGAACGAACGCGGCGTCTGAGACCGCCCAGGAGTTCTACGGCCGCTGGGCGCGCCTCTACGATCTCGTCGCGCGCCGCACGCCCGGAATCCCGGCGCTGCGACGCCGAGCGGCGGCCGCCTGCCGCCTCGAGCCCGGCGACACCGTCGTCGAGATGGGCTGTGGCACCGGCGCGAACCTGCCGTACCTGCGCGAGCGGGTCGGTCCGGAGGGGACCGTCATCGGAATCGACTTCACCGGACCGGTGCTCGAGCGGGCGCGGGAACTGACGGCCGAGTACGACAACGTGCACGTCGTCCGGGGCGACGCGACGCGGCCGCCGCTGGGCGCGCTCGAGGACGACCCTGATGCCGAGGACGCGCCAGCTGACGGGGTGCCAGCCGACGAAGCGGCCGTCGACGCCCTCCTGGCGACGTTCGTCGTCGGCATGCTCGAGGACCCCGCCGGCGCGGTCGACGACTGGTGTGACCTCGTCGGCCCCGGCGGCCACGTCGTCCTCGCCGACGCCGCCTCGAGCCGCGAGTGGTACGCGCCGCCGGTCAACGCTCTCTTCCGGGCGATCGTCGTCCTCTCGACGCCGCCGACGACGAAACTGCGCTACGAGCGCGATCCGCACCGTCGGCTGGACGAGAAGATCACCGACGCCCACGCGCGCCTCCGCGAGCGGTCGACCGCCGTCGCCGACGAATCCCACGTCTTCGGCGTCGTTCGGCTGACCGGTGGTCGGCTGGAGTGA
- a CDS encoding acyl-CoA thioesterase: MSEPFTVSIPVRYRDLDPLNHVNHAVYASYLEVARTDFLEEVVGVAPEDISFVIANLEIDYRRPVVKGDDPEVALRIGRLGESSCTMEYEIRVGDDVAATAETTIVHIDPESKRPSPLPDELRDPIAKYKGIEAPA, translated from the coding sequence ATGAGTGAACCGTTTACCGTCTCTATCCCCGTCCGCTACCGCGATCTCGATCCGCTGAACCACGTCAACCACGCCGTCTACGCGAGCTACCTCGAGGTCGCCCGCACCGACTTCCTCGAGGAGGTCGTCGGCGTCGCCCCCGAGGACATCTCCTTCGTCATCGCCAACCTCGAGATCGACTACCGACGACCGGTCGTCAAGGGCGACGACCCGGAGGTCGCCCTCCGGATCGGTCGACTTGGCGAGTCCAGTTGCACGATGGAGTACGAGATCCGGGTCGGCGACGACGTGGCCGCGACCGCCGAGACGACCATCGTCCACATCGACCCCGAGTCGAAGCGACCGTCGCCGCTGCCCGACGAGCTCCGCGACCCGATCGCGAAATATAAAGGAATCGAGGCGCCGGCGTAG
- a CDS encoding DUF7001 family protein: MVDEVICYRAPSTVVNADTVADWLADRIDASVTVRDRFLDVHRTDDLPERFAEGRVPSPYERETGNTMLGTIRYEERALEHPEREGGVLYDGVAVQRALNAALPEAERGLETLHVAILDRAIGTWGDHDGRWHKRVTVLGQPALVSVPGLYEAPAKPEAYYEAKQRHALLSGDAPPREVLENRVEGEFLIEDDPRTTDALKGYVLQAYHYLETGETFCDSEACRLYNAHYHEDLIEAQLRDPEFCSDHARLYEG, encoded by the coding sequence ATGGTCGACGAAGTCATCTGCTATCGCGCGCCCTCGACCGTCGTCAACGCCGACACCGTCGCCGACTGGCTCGCGGACCGAATCGACGCGTCGGTGACGGTTCGCGATCGGTTTCTGGACGTCCACCGAACGGACGACCTCCCCGAGCGGTTCGCCGAGGGGCGGGTCCCCTCGCCCTACGAACGCGAGACGGGCAACACGATGCTCGGGACGATCCGGTACGAGGAGCGCGCGCTCGAGCACCCCGAACGCGAGGGCGGAGTGCTCTACGACGGCGTGGCCGTCCAGCGGGCGCTCAACGCCGCGCTCCCGGAAGCCGAGCGCGGCCTCGAGACGCTCCACGTGGCGATCCTCGACCGCGCGATCGGAACGTGGGGAGACCACGACGGTCGCTGGCACAAGCGCGTGACCGTCCTCGGACAACCCGCGCTGGTCTCGGTGCCCGGGCTCTACGAGGCCCCCGCTAAGCCGGAGGCCTATTACGAGGCAAAGCAGCGCCACGCGCTGCTCTCTGGTGACGCGCCGCCCCGGGAGGTCCTCGAGAATCGGGTCGAGGGCGAGTTCCTGATCGAGGACGACCCCCGGACGACCGACGCCCTGAAGGGGTACGTTCTGCAGGCGTACCACTACCTCGAGACGGGCGAGACCTTCTGCGACAGCGAGGCGTGTCGCCTCTATAACGCGCACTACCACGAGGACCTGATCGAGGCCCAGTTGCGCGACCCCGAGTTCTGCAGTGACCACGCTCGGCTGTACGAGGGCTGA
- a CDS encoding thiamine-phosphate synthase family protein, translating to MQFVEEIVVDEFLPTVRSLLAGELRERGLTQSEVAEVLGISQSAVSKYAHGDVTTNERIADDERVEGLVGELADGLAAGDVTPVQALIEIEVLVRDLETGGDLLAQLHEEAVPDLADHGASFRVHDPENDLRTSERVLSSLRRGLRILENASGFSTLIPAVGSNLVACTPDAADVDDVAGVPGRIFDVKGQTTVPSGPEFGVSEHVATVLLAARDHGADASAAINVRYDKNLLAELTEQGHTTAEFDESSDVASSVGAAIEDDPEATVLYQTGGMGIEPLIYVLGPDAESVADAVRSLI from the coding sequence ATGCAATTCGTCGAAGAAATCGTCGTGGACGAGTTCCTCCCGACGGTCCGGTCGCTGCTGGCCGGGGAACTCCGCGAGCGCGGACTCACTCAGAGCGAGGTCGCGGAGGTCCTCGGGATCAGTCAGAGCGCCGTCTCGAAGTACGCCCACGGCGACGTCACCACCAACGAGCGCATCGCCGACGACGAGCGCGTCGAGGGGCTCGTCGGCGAACTCGCCGACGGGCTGGCGGCCGGCGACGTCACGCCCGTCCAGGCGCTGATCGAGATCGAAGTCCTCGTTCGCGACCTCGAGACGGGCGGCGACCTGCTGGCACAACTCCACGAGGAGGCGGTTCCCGACCTCGCCGACCACGGCGCGAGCTTTCGGGTGCACGACCCCGAAAACGACCTGCGGACCAGCGAGCGCGTGCTGTCGTCGCTCCGGCGCGGCCTGCGCATCCTCGAGAACGCCAGCGGCTTCTCGACCCTGATCCCGGCGGTCGGCTCGAACCTGGTCGCCTGTACGCCCGACGCCGCGGACGTCGACGACGTCGCCGGGGTTCCCGGCCGCATCTTCGACGTCAAGGGCCAGACCACGGTGCCGTCGGGTCCCGAGTTCGGGGTCTCCGAACACGTCGCGACCGTCCTCCTCGCCGCGCGCGACCACGGCGCGGACGCCTCGGCGGCGATCAACGTCCGGTACGACAAGAACCTGCTCGCGGAACTGACCGAACAGGGTCACACGACGGCCGAGTTCGACGAGTCGAGCGACGTCGCCTCGAGCGTCGGCGCCGCGATCGAGGACGATCCGGAGGCGACGGTGCTCTACCAGACCGGCGGGATGGGGATCGAGCCGCTGATCTACGTGCTGGGACCGGACGCGGAATCGGTCGCGGACGCGGTCCGATCGCTGATCTGA
- a CDS encoding NAD-dependent epimerase/dehydratase family protein: MQLVVTGATGGVGSWAVDHFAGEGHEIVGIDLERPPRERENVTFLAADLTEQGPAWEAILEREPDAVIHCAGIPRMDLAPETETFLTNVSSAYHVFEAAGRVGADVVWTSSESLYGMPFADEPFLPDALPIDESHPQRPEDGYGASKLVGEELAAKAVRKHGVSVASIRPSWVQYPGEYRCGDVRDGFDPDSAEPSGNFWSYVDVRDVVSIVEAALAADVDGHEPYHAMAAENYLGRPTADAIEAVFGDLPADCDLEGEQSAFSTAKARRELGWEPTHSWREAESERVERPAFLDE, from the coding sequence ATGCAACTCGTCGTGACCGGTGCGACCGGCGGAGTCGGAAGCTGGGCCGTCGATCACTTCGCGGGCGAGGGCCACGAGATCGTCGGGATCGACCTCGAGCGACCGCCGCGAGAGCGCGAGAACGTCACGTTCCTCGCGGCCGATCTCACCGAACAGGGGCCGGCGTGGGAGGCGATCCTCGAGCGCGAGCCCGACGCGGTGATCCACTGCGCCGGGATTCCGCGGATGGACCTCGCGCCCGAGACCGAGACGTTCCTGACCAACGTCTCGTCGGCCTATCACGTCTTCGAGGCCGCGGGTCGAGTCGGCGCGGACGTGGTCTGGACCTCGAGCGAGAGCCTCTACGGGATGCCCTTTGCCGACGAGCCGTTCCTGCCGGACGCCCTGCCGATCGACGAATCGCACCCGCAGCGGCCCGAAGACGGCTACGGGGCGTCGAAGCTCGTCGGCGAAGAACTCGCGGCGAAGGCGGTCCGGAAGCACGGGGTCTCGGTCGCCTCGATCCGTCCGTCGTGGGTCCAGTACCCCGGCGAGTACCGGTGTGGCGACGTCCGGGACGGCTTCGACCCCGACTCGGCCGAGCCCAGCGGCAACTTCTGGTCGTACGTCGACGTGCGCGACGTCGTCTCGATCGTCGAGGCTGCCCTCGCGGCCGACGTCGACGGCCACGAGCCGTACCACGCGATGGCCGCCGAGAACTACCTCGGCCGCCCGACCGCGGACGCGATCGAGGCCGTCTTCGGCGACCTCCCAGCCGACTGCGACCTCGAGGGCGAGCAGTCGGCGTTCTCGACGGCGAAAGCGCGCCGGGAACTGGGGTGGGAGCCCACACACTCGTGGCGCGAGGCCGAGTCCGAGCGCGTGGAGAGGCCGGCGTTTCTCGACGAATGA